TCGCCGCCTTGGCGAGGGCGGTGGTGGCCGCCGAGGGACAGGTGGGGCCCATGGCCGTCGGCGCCCGCACCGTCGGGACGGGCCTTGGGCCGGCGGTGCGCGCGGTCCTGGCGGGACTGATCAACCGGCCCGATGACGTGGAGTGGCTGGTGCAGGACGTCGCCGCCCTGGCCACCGGGGAGGGCGGGACCGGCGCCGGCCTGGCGGGCGGTCCGGCGGCCGACGAACGGGCGCCGCAGCAGGGAGGCGCCGGGCCGGTGGCGGCGGCCGCCCTGGCGGCGGCCGCCGCCGTCGCGGCGGCCGTCTCGGCGGCCGTGGAGGGCGAGGGCCCCGAAGCCGTCCTCGACCGGGCGGTGACGGCCGCGTCGGTCGCCGTCGGTTGGGCCGCCCCGCATCCGGGGCAGGGTGGGGCTCGGCGCGGCGATCACCCGGCGGCCGGCACCGCATCCCGACCCCGGGCCGCGCCGGTCCCCGGGGACGAACCGGCCGCTGCCGTGGCCCACGCCATCGAGACGCTGCGCCTCACCCTGGCGGGCCGCGGGGCCGCCCTGCCGCCGGGCGGGATCGCGGCCGTGCTGGCGAGCCGCTGGGAGCCCGAGCCGCGCCCGGCGCGGGCCGTGCCCTTCGCCCTGGTGCTGGCGGCGGCGGCCGGCGACGCCCGGCGGGCGGTGCTCGAGGCCGCGGCGGCGGCCTCGAGCACCGCCCGCCCCGGCAACGCGGAGCTGGACGGCCGCCCCGCCGACGCGGCGTCGGCCACGGCGGCCCTGGCGGGCGCCGTGGCCGGCGCCCTGTACCCCGGGACGGTCCCGGCCGAGTGGGTCGCCGCCCTGCGGGAAGGGTCGGGCGGCGGGTCGCGGGCGCCCCTGGAGCTGGACGACCTGGTCCCGGAGCTCCTCCGGCTGCGGTGAGCGGTCCGTGCGGGGTTGCCGCGGCCCGGCGGGACGTCCCGGCGGGCCGGGGCGCCGGCGCGCGGCGCCGGCGCACGGTGAACGGGGAGGAGGCGGTGCCGTGGGCGAGCGGATCTTGCTGGTCGACGACGAGGCCGCGCTGGTCAAGGGCCTGCGCCGGAGCCTGGAGCAGGCGGGCTTCGAGGTCGAGGTCGCCACCGACGGCCGGCAGGCCCTGGAGCGGTTCGCCGAGGGCGGCATCGACCTCATCATCCTCGACCTCATGCTGCCGGAGATCGACGGGCTGACCGTCTGCCGCGAGGTGCGCAAGACGTCCCAGGTGCCCATCATCATGCTGACGGCCCGAGACGAGGACGTGGACCGCATCGTCGGCCTCGAGCTGGGCGCCGACGACTACGTGGTCAAGCCCTTCAACCCGCGCGAGCTGATCGCGCGCATCCGGGCCGTGCTCCGCCGCGTCAAGCCGGTGGGCGGCGTCGCCGTGGGGACGCCGGCCCGGCCGGGGCGGGCGGCTGCGTCCCCGCCGGCCGGCGGGGCGGGGGGGACGCCGGCCGCCGGGCCTCCGGCAGGTGGAGCCGCGGGGGACGGCACTCCGGCGGCCGCAGGGGGCGCCGGGGTCCGCAGCGGCCGGGAGGACGCGGCCGCGGGCGCGGCGGCCGACGCCGACGCGGAGGTGCTGGTGCGGGGCCCGCTGCGCATCGATCGGGCCCGCTACCGGGTCACCCTCCAGGGGCGGACGGTCGAGCTCACGCCGCGGGAGTTCGACCTCCTGCTGGTGCTGGCCCAGCGGCCGGGGCGCGTGTACACCCGCGAGCAGCTGCTGGAGCAGGTGTGGGGCTACGACTACGCCGGCGACACCCGCACGGTCGATGTGGCGGTGCGGCGACTGCGCGAGCGCCTCGAACCGGATCCCGCGCATCCCGTCTTCGTCCGCACCAAGTGGGGCGTGGGCTATTATTTTGCCGAGCCCGAGGAGATCGCCCGGCGTCTCGGGGCGGACGACGCCTCGGCGGGCGGCGCCGACGCCCGCTGACGCGGTGGGGCGCGGGCGCCCCGCCGCCCCTCCGGCGGCCGGCCTTGGGCGTCCCGGCGCGGCGCCGGGGCCGATGCCGCCGGGGCGCGATCCGCCGGGACCGGTGGCGAGCGGGAGACGGGTGCCTTGTCCCTGCGTTGGAAGATCATCCTGGCGCTCTTGGCCGTCACCCTGACCAGCCTGGCCGTGACCGTGCGGGTCGCCAGCGACACGGCCCTGGGGGTGTTGCTGCGCGATCGCCAGTCGCGCGCGCTGGCCACGGCGGCCTTCTTCGCGGGGAGCCTGGCCGAGCCCATCGCCCAGGGGGACCGCGAGCGGCTGACGAACCAGGTGGCCGCCCTGCGGGTCCAGGAACTGGGTCGGGTGCTGGCCGTGGACGAGGCCGGGTTCGTCCTGGCGGACACGGCTGCCGGCACCGATGCGAGCCTGATCGGTCACCGGCTCGAGCACGTGGAGATCCGGAGCGCCCTGGAGGGCACGAGCCGCGCCGGCGTGCACCGGTTGCACGACCGGCGTTACGCCATGTACGCCGCCGCGCCGGTGCGCGCCGCCGGCGACCGCGTGGTGGGGGCGGTGGTGCTCTCGACGGACGTCAGCGACGTCTTCGCGGCGGTGGATCAGATCCGCGGGCGCATGATCCAGCTGGGCGTCGTCATCGCCGTGGCGGCGGGGGTCGTCGCCTACGGCTTCGGCGCCTACCTCGCCGCGCCGCTGCGGGAGATGGCGCGGGCGGCGGGGCGCATCGCCCGCGGCCGCTTCGACGAGCGGGTCCCGGTGCGGGGAGGCGATGAGCTGGCCCAGCTGGCCCGGGCCTTCAACGACATGGCCGCCCACCTGGCGCGGATCGACGAGTCGCGCCGGGACTTCATCGCCAGCGCCTCCCACGAGCTGCGGACGCCCGTGGCCGCACTGAAGACGTTGACGGACGCGCTGATCCACGACCCCGACGCCACCGTCGAGGACTACCGCGAATTCCTCCGCGACATCGACGACCAGGTGGAGCGCCTGGCGCGCTTGACCTCGAGCCTGCTCACCCTGGCGCGGCTGGATCGAGAGACGGAGACGGTGGACCTGCGGCCGGTCCCCCTGGCGGAGCTGGTGACCACGGTGGTGGGCTGGCTCGAACCCGAGGCGCGCCGCCTCGGGTGCCGGATCCGCCTCGAGGGACGCGGCAACCCCCAGGTGCTGGTCGACCGGACCAAGATGGAGCGGGCCTTGACCAACCTGGTGGAGAACGCGATGAAGTACGGCGGCCCCGGCCTGGTGCGGGTGGTCTTCGGCGAGCAGCCCGGCTTCGACGCCGGAGCCGTCGGTCGCCTGCTGGCGGCGGAGCTGGCCCGCCAGGACGAACCGGCCCCCGAGCCGGCCGCCGTGCCGGTGGCCGCGACCGGTGCGCCGGTCGCGTCCACCGGCACGGCGGCCGTGGGCCCGACGGCGCGACCCCGGGCGCCGGCACCGCCCGGCGCGGCCGACGGTGCCCACCGCGACGGGGCTGCGGCCGCTGCCCCCGGCGGGGCCGGGGCCGGCGGACCCGACGCGCCGGCGACCCCAGGCGCGGACGCTGGCGCGGAGCCGTCCGCCCGGCGGCCCGGCGATGGCGCGGGGAGCGCGGCGGCCGTCGGCCCGGACGAGGGTGCAACGGCGGGTGCTCCCGGGCCCGCCGCGCCGGCCGTGCCGTCGCCCGCCGGGCCCGTGGCATCCCCCGCCGGGTCTGGAGCATCCCCCGCCGGGCCCGCGGCACCGCCCGCCGGGGCGGCGGCATCCGGTCCGGATGCCGCCGCCCCGGCGGGGGCGTCGCCCGGTGGCGCCGAGGGCGCCGGGGAGCGGGCCGGTTCGGGCGGAGGGGCGGTGGCCCCTCCGCCCGAACCGGCCGTTCGGGTGGTGGGCGACGACGAGCCGCTGCGTCGCAGCCCGCGGGTGGCCTGGGTGTGGGTGATCGACCGGGGGCCGGGCATCCCGGCTGAGGAGCTGCCCCACCTCTTCGAGCGGTTCTATCGGCTCGACCGGGCGCGGGCCCGCGGGGGCGACGCCGCCGGGGCGGGCCTGGGCCTGAGCATCGTGCGGGAGATCATGCGGCTCCACGACGGCGTGGCGGTGGTCGCCAGCCAGGTGGGGCGGGGCAGCGTCTTCGCCCTGT
The sequence above is drawn from the Thermaerobacter sp. FW80 genome and encodes:
- a CDS encoding response regulator transcription factor, which translates into the protein MGERILLVDDEAALVKGLRRSLEQAGFEVEVATDGRQALERFAEGGIDLIILDLMLPEIDGLTVCREVRKTSQVPIIMLTARDEDVDRIVGLELGADDYVVKPFNPRELIARIRAVLRRVKPVGGVAVGTPARPGRAAASPPAGGAGGTPAAGPPAGGAAGDGTPAAAGGAGVRSGREDAAAGAAADADAEVLVRGPLRIDRARYRVTLQGRTVELTPREFDLLLVLAQRPGRVYTREQLLEQVWGYDYAGDTRTVDVAVRRLRERLEPDPAHPVFVRTKWGVGYYFAEPEEIARRLGADDASAGGADAR
- a CDS encoding sensor histidine kinase, which gives rise to MSLRWKIILALLAVTLTSLAVTVRVASDTALGVLLRDRQSRALATAAFFAGSLAEPIAQGDRERLTNQVAALRVQELGRVLAVDEAGFVLADTAAGTDASLIGHRLEHVEIRSALEGTSRAGVHRLHDRRYAMYAAAPVRAAGDRVVGAVVLSTDVSDVFAAVDQIRGRMIQLGVVIAVAAGVVAYGFGAYLAAPLREMARAAGRIARGRFDERVPVRGGDELAQLARAFNDMAAHLARIDESRRDFIASASHELRTPVAALKTLTDALIHDPDATVEDYREFLRDIDDQVERLARLTSSLLTLARLDRETETVDLRPVPLAELVTTVVGWLEPEARRLGCRIRLEGRGNPQVLVDRTKMERALTNLVENAMKYGGPGLVRVVFGEQPGFDAGAVGRLLAAELARQDEPAPEPAAVPVAATGAPVASTGTAAVGPTARPRAPAPPGAADGAHRDGAAAAAPGGAGAGGPDAPATPGADAGAEPSARRPGDGAGSAAAVGPDEGATAGAPGPAAPAVPSPAGPVASPAGSGASPAGPAAPPAGAAASGPDAAAPAGASPGGAEGAGERAGSGGGAVAPPPEPAVRVVGDDEPLRRSPRVAWVWVIDRGPGIPAEELPHLFERFYRLDRARARGGDAAGAGLGLSIVREIMRLHDGVAVVASQVGRGSVFALYWPVTDWPPQPPADAVPPAATAATAGSGAGTAPGTGR